atttttttttttaattgatgataaacgacaaatatgatgtgaaatagctttgtcagtaaagtattcatgtcaaacactctaatttcattgaaattcacgtgaaatgaaggaatctttgtttatatatgagtgaattctctcattctctcatcctctcatccgaacactcaaagtgaaaaaacactcaaaactcattagaaattctaatattttccaagtggtgaagctattatttgtgaattctctcatccgaacgtttaaaggtatgtcattttacgtttgaaatgtaatttaagttggttattgtttattttcaatgttttgtttgatcctatatgcttatgtgaattattagcatattatagcatactatgatttaaagccacgtttgaaggaaatacatgtgaattagagcaaattctatcatgttttaaagtactccctccgtccacgaaatgagtacccatttgtggacggcacgggttttaagaaatgtatggagtgtagtgtgaataatttaagggtcccactttttgagtgtattaattaaagggatgtgtggggtacacttgccaaaaggggaaatgagtactcatttcgtggacggacgaaaaaggaaatatgagtactcatttcgtggacggagggagtattaattagtaattattagttgcattttagttctatacatatatattgctacataactcatgttaatatgctcgaaaattatgtatccgcccggacaagtgtcctcgaaaatgtgtccggccgtgtgtaattatatatcatgtaatacacggccggacacatttcctcggatacttccccgggcggatagatgtttttcgagtgtattaacatgttatatgttgtattttaacattgtattaaatttacatcatatatttatttatttattattttttctatagatgaatgaatatgggagatactttgtggttaattatggaggtgccttcaatggttatgagtacatcggcggctcttctaagaatttgcatattttcggagacacaATGGCCAGTACGGTGTACATGATAAATTACCTGATGAtggagaattcattgagcactaattacagcttgtattatttgacgaagagattaaatggcagggtatacagtaaaaatattcttgccgatgacaatgatttgcttcagttgctggcgtcgcagccacattttcctgagatttatgttgtTGAAGACGATTACAGTGGAGGAGTGTATGTTCCTTCGttcgatctccctcaatcttccgggtatggaggtgaatccagtgcaacattcgaaggtggggacggattggaagcaatccaaagatatgcttatttagacCTATCAGCCGGAGATTCACCGGCGCAACAAAGTGTTGAACCGTCGGTCACTTGGGGTAATGATCAGTCAACGGGTTGGCCTTCATGGGATGAGCCAAATCCGTACCAGTACGATCGCCTAACAACTGATCGTTGTTGGGGTCCAGCTGATGATCAATATACGTACGAGCCTCAGTTTGTGGAGGATGTTGGTAATGTAGATGAAGATTATGTTCCATCGTCTGAAGCCGAGACTGATACAAGCGCCTCTGAAGACTTGTCGGAGACAGAGAACGTGAGAAGGGCGGGGATTGAATATGCAGGTTGGCAGAATTTGCAGATCGACGAGGATGATGACGAACAGGTTCCTGGAGCAGAtgaactaactaattggttagtacCGGTTATCCCGTTGGACGCCGCAGCGGCACTTGTGGATATTGAAGATTATCAGCTACTGCCTCGGGAGTTGTCaaagaatatgtatttcaatagcaaagatgatctgatcgttgcaatcGGTCTGTGGAACATGAAACAGGGCAAGGAATTTTCTGTCAGCAAATCGAGCAAGGCTTGACTGCTGAGGCTGGTAAAAGGGTAGCTATTGAAGTCCAAAAAAGTCGTCGATACACTGCACAAAGGTTGAGTGGCATGAAGTATAAGGTGCAAACTGCTGACAGAAGCTTCAAGGTGGATCTGGAGAAGAAAAAATGCGAATGTCGAGTATTTCAGCTAGACCAACTGCCATGTTCTCATTCAATCGCTGCAATAAGGTACGATCATGAAATGATTACTGTCGGGTTCATTGAAATGTAAATATGTTCTAATGTTCGTTATATTGATTACTATcgagtttgtttgtttttatagtGAAGCCGGTGATACGATCGCGGAGTATGTAGACTCGTACTACACGAATGACTTTCTTATCGATACTTACTCTCGCGAAGTTAATAATCTCCCGCCGAGACGCCAGTGGTTGGTTCCCGAGCACATCGCTGAGCAGGTTGTATTACCTCTGATTGTAAAAGGTCAAGCGGGGCGCCCAAAAGAAGGTAGACATCGAGGTGGTGGTGAAGGCACCAGCACACAAGCCGATGAGTCTTCTAGTATCAGGCGTCGTAAACCAAAGAAGTGCAGCATCTGCCATGAAGAAGGACACAGCAAGAGAACGTGCGCTGGCAGGGCGACTGAGCCCAGGGAGTAGTGGGATGTATTTGTGTGCTGTAacagttaatgatattgattgaattatcttattattcgataAGCTGGAATGATTTACAGGAAATAATGCTCGTTGAATAACCAAATAGAAGCACACATTAATGTAACAATATACAAAACTATGCAGAACCAAGTCTAGTGATACGGGCTTTCCTAGTTTCACACAACGAAAATATAGATCTAGCAATCTTGGCCCTGTATGCCGCCACGTTGTGGTTACCCCACTCAATGGATGGAGAGCCAGATATCAGTCGTTCTGCATACATGCAGACGAAAGGCCCGCAGCTGACAGAGTCCTGCTGGTGAAACTGAACCTCCGCTGGAGCAAACACCGGCGTCATAAGTGGGTACTTCTCCTTTGCCACTGTCGAATCAATGGATGTGTCGTCTAGCCACCTCGCCAACTGAAGGACAATTGGCAACAATCTCAGTAAAGGCAGTAGTTCACCAACTCGACCATCCTGCTGTCGAGGTGATAGCTTGTGGAATACTGGGTCATAGACCTCGCAAACCAATTCTCCTAACCGGATCCGACATAGGACAAAATGGTGGCCAATTATGACTGGCATGAGAACCTATGACAAACCACAATgaattgataagaaacaacatatAAAGCACAAATGACTAATGACAAATAATTGTTTAACTGATTACCTGTGTGGCATCCATCCATCCTATATGACCAGGAGGAAGTTCATTGCCCTTAACGGCTTTTCCACGTATTTGGCAGAGCCAGTCTATCCGGGGCAGCCAACCATCAGCTACTGCTCCATGCGTCAATATATGATACTCCTCTGGAGTAAACTCACTTCTTGCCCACTTCTCCAATAGAGCGTCCCACTCGCCCTGGAGGTATATCTACAGATCAATAgaagtaattaataatttatattcgcACCAATGAAAACATACAAATATGAAAGTTTACTTACAAACCAATCCGTGTCTAATATGATTGTGTTATTCATATCTACGTCATCCAGTAAATCTGCTGAAGCTCGAAGTCTATTTCTCAAGCTTAAGAAATACAAGTCAATATCCTgcaacaaagttaaaatcaatAAGTTAGTAGAAAGTAATTTAACAATGTTaaaatcaatagattatttacCCCAGTTGTGAATTCCTGGCTGACATTATCCACCCGCGCGAAGTCGTCGTACTCCCGCAAACCACCACTTGCCTTGACATAAATCTCACCACCCCTACCCTCTCGACACCTAGCCATCCACTTCTCATAATGGTCACTGCAGTATTGTGTCACTGGACGTGGcattcggctattaacccaaggcGATCTCTGAAAGTTAGACGGACGCCTCACCCTCTGACTGCGACGCGGGGGCTCTGCCGGCGGCTGCTCTGCTGGTGGCTGCTCTGCCGGCGGCTGCTCTAGGTGCTGCAGCAGCAGTACCTGTGGCTGCTCTGCCTGTGGCTCAGGCTCCTCCGTCTGAGCCTGTCCTGCAGAACTGGACTGTCCCCACTCAtgtggtgcaatagaagtgagcGGTTCAGCAAAGAATATCGGGGTCTCTGTTCTATACTGCGGCTTCAGGAATGGGGAAGACCAATGAGGGTAGACCTGGGTCGACCAGTCAAAAGTCTGCTCCGCCGGTGTGTAGTCGCCCTGAACAGACTGATTCATGGCCCGCCACTGCTCGTTGTAATCCTGGGTCTGGATACTGGATGGTTCCTCACCGCGGGGGTCGTCGTCGCAGGAACGTGAAACGCTTGGCCCTGAAGCGTCGGGCCCTGAAGCACTGGGTGGAGGAGACCGTCGCTGTGGAGGAGAACGTGGCTGGTAATCATCAGGGGACCGTCGCTGGTCATCATCATCAGGGGAGTCGGGCACTGGGAAATGTTTGCTCTTCTTGCACCTATCCTTTTTACCCTTGCCCTTCAGTTTATCCACGAATTTGCCGAAGGCCTTCTTAATCTCCTGACGGATCGTCTTCTTCACCCACTTACGGTCCACCTCACCCTCGCTGGGACTGGATACAGACCGAGATCCGCTCGACGATGAAGAAGTATGCGGCGCTGGGCGCTTGCCCGGATCTactgaatgacgagccggctcgtggggtcgagcatccctcacagggccCCGAACACTGTGACTGCGAGTCATACGAGGTTGACTAGGTACATTCTCCTCGGCCCCGCGCTTCTCCACAACACGGGCTCCGGTCTGCTGTGGAAATTGGACACCCCGAGCTAATGGGTTGTCGGGGGGCCTGAAGCTCACCGAGAGTTCGCCCGGTGTCAGCGCTGATATGAAGTAGTGACTCGACAGATCGTCATCATCGGGCTCCAGGGGCAGGACACCACCCTAGAAAGCaacaaagataatatattagAACATAAGTAAAACCAGTAACGGTGAAACACTAAATCTTAAATAACTGATTACCTGTCCCTCGAATAGATCGCGCAGACCATGAAGCCGGGGCTTACCCCTGAAAGTCCATCTCAAACACCGAGGGTGCGCTGTCGGATCACCGCTAGATGCTGCGACCATGTGTCCGAGGCCCGGGACGCGCTCCAATGCCCAGAcatataaagcccacgaaggaccgtagaagtgatacttctCGCCCTTTCCTGTCTCTCTCGTATAATGACATAACATCTTATACGAATACGCGCCccaggggaatctatcaaatgtAGCCAGATCATCCACCAAAACCCAAAGCCACGGCTGTACCCGCGTATCCAACCCAAGAACAAGGGTGTGAGCCACACACACGAGGACAGCACGAAGGTACAGGCTCCCATCCTCATCATCCACTCGACGATCCAAATCGCACACGCGTTTGATGAGCGACTGTATGGTCATGCTTCGCGTACCGCAGAATCGTTGGTATGCCTCCACGCGACTGCAGTCGTGCTGTAACGTCGCATCGAACCTCGATCCCCCGAAATTGAGCCCAGTCACTAATGCGTAGTCCGCAGGGGAAAATCTGACTCGTGCTCCGCACAGAAAGAAGCACATCTCATTTTCTTCTGACACAATCTGCCTCGATACAATCTGGTGTAATGCTTTATTGCTCTTCGCGCCGGGCCTCCAATCAGTGAAATGCCCAAAACATGATGCTCTAAATCTTCCCAATAAATCTGAATTGCACTGTTCGCCGAccacatttaaagtttcaaccagCTCCGGAAAATGTGAATCCCTATAGTAGGTGCTGATAGCAACCTCTGTCTGGTCTATAGTGTCGCGACGAAGATATGGGACATTcgcctattcatttacaaaatgaataccatattaaattcagtataaaaattaaaaaataatacaaataggcataattaaataactacAATTTAATCAATACCaaccaatttaattaaactgcaatttgatactaaattcagtaaaatattaaaaaactgcaatttaataccaagcaatttaatactaaattcagtaatattaaactgcaattaataccaagcaatttaattaaattcagtaaaatattaaaaaactgcaatttaatattttaccaagcaataacagtttcaataattaataattaaacaattaaatatatttatttaataacagtttcaataattaaacaataacaGTTTCAGTAAAataacagtttcaataattaacGTAAACATACAGATATATTTAGTAACGTATTTTAGGCCTAAAAAGAAActatccggccggtgaagtgtcCGGTAAAATGAATCCGTccgggtacatttcagattGAAACTGTTCCGGCCGGACGCATTATTCCGGGCATAGTGCCGGCCGGATAGTTTCTATataggcataaaatactttattttattaaattacacaaaaaCCACACAAACAATGCAGTGTAATACCCAGCAAAACTCgcaataataattcaataatgattacttaaacaaatataattaaattaaattcagtaaatttctaatgattaatataaacatacaactaattaaaatggaataatttatgctaaaacacgatcggtccggctggtgaagtggccggataaatcgatccggccgtatgtttcatttaaataatgttctcggccggatcgatttatccggccacttcaccggccggaccgatcgtgttttagcatacattattctattcaatttcatgaaaattaaaaataaatacctgtgaagaagatgccaTGGATGAGTCCGAGTGTGCTTCAATCTTTTGAACTCTCTGTGCTTCAATcttttgaactctctctctcggtgggtaaaagtgaagaagccgatAGAGGTGTGTGGTGGAGTAAAAAACCCTAGTATTTTAAAGTAAGTGGgtaaaagtgaagaagccgattgtatcggctttatgtctatcaaaagggaatcaaattttgaagaaagatatttttacctttatgtatcggtaacatgcatgatttttttgggtaacaagcatgcatttatttgggacggatattgagtatattttaaatttaaagatatcaattgatttacacgatatatatagtgttatatagtactatatatcaacattcaagaataacacaatatatatatgtaacatCCGGCATTTTCATTATAGtatactatatattattaatattatttgggCAAGTGATTACTTGAACTTGTGGAGTTAAGCCCAATAATTATTTGGGCCAAGAGTATGATGGAAAGGATGAGGAAGCCCAAGCCCAATTCCTTAGTAAATCAGTGAGCTTCTAATTAGAGTTAATTTATCAATTAGATAGATAGCTTTATTAAGCCAAATTAGCTACTGGAATAACACGTATCCCTCAGCTTTCCACGCAGCTTTTCATAAACCGACTCCAAATCATATAAAATCTCTCCTCAGGATTAATTTGACCATTTTTCCTCATTCTGCAAGATCTTAAATACACCAGGGAAATACCATCCCAAAATCCGACTCAACTACGATCATTTACAATCCCCAGCAGTTCATAGCAGCATCAAGCAAAGCAGGTAGTTTTCTTGTATACAATTCAATCAATTCCTTGTGTATAAAAGGAACAATCAAGAACAGCAGAAAAGACATAGCTACACATAAGCATAGTAACGATACAGTATTGTTTCCTCACCATCAAAATCTCAGTTTTACAATAAGCAATAAAGGAAAATAGGTTTATAACATATAAAAATTGGATCTTGAGCAGTAAACGAACTGGAGATCCCTTGAATCTTCCTGAAATGGAAAATAGTTTGAGACTTATTAGTTTGAGGAAGTAAAAATCTGAGAATTAGATGGATAAAAGGGAAAGAAGAACAGGGACGGTAGCAGCGGCAGTCGCGAGCCACCACGGCGGGGCGCAGCTGATGGCGATGACCGCCGGTGCTGCCCGCGCTATGGTATGGCGGCCCACGGTGGCTGGCAACAGAGAGATAGACACAGAGATACAGAGACATAGAGATAGAGGAGAGAGACAAGGGGGAGGTAGAGCAAACGAGGAAGAAAAGAGTAAGGGCAGCGACGGCGCTGCTACGCAGCCACggctcacggcggccgccgcgaacagggcagagagagagatcgagaggggCAGAGTGAGAGAGACTGAGAGGGAGGATATAGAGAGATGAAGAGAGATAGGGGACTTACCTGAGGCAGGGAGAACGACGGAGGAGCGGAAATTCGACGAGCTGGCGCGGCGGCGACGTTATTCGCCAGGATTCTCCAGAGGAGTAAAATTGATGGGGGAGATTGAAAACCCTAGGCTGAATTGATTTTAGAATTTGGGAATTTAATGTAGGAAGGAGAGGGAAGAAAGCGGAAGGGGAGAAGATGCGTCAGCCTCGCCGCGCCGGAAGCGGCGCGAGCCGGCGACGCTCGCCGGAGAAGGGGGGGAGAAAGAGGCGGCCGAGAGAGGGAGCGAAGAGAGTGAGAGATGTCTGCGTGGGGAAGAAATAGAAAACAGAGAGAGATTAActtgttttatgttttaaagaaggttattaattttaatttatttaaatctgAAAAAGGTTAATTGGGCTCAAACTAGTAATTGGGTTTAAGCTGGTACTTGGGCCTATTAATCTCAATGGGATTagtaataataaattatgttgggccagttaatttattaattggacTTTGATAGCTAATCAGATAatggatttaatatatataattgggCCTCATTTAATTTAAGTGACCTAATTATTTAGTTTAAGCTTAATAATTATGCGTAAAAGATTATTAGCTATTTGCTAATAATTGGCTTGATTTATTAAATGgcctagatatatatattatttcatATCAAGTTCTTTAAAGAATAGGAGATAagggatttatttattttcagttgaTAGCTATCTATTAAATTAGGGCGAGTGAAGTTATGATTAATGCCACAGTTATGATCATCGCAGTTTAAGTCTATATTGAGATTTGTTGATAAGTTTGCAAAATAGCAACTTGTCTTCATGCCAAGATTTCAGTAGAACTATCACCTTAAGACCAACATAAGTATTCtctaaataaatttcatatcATGTTCTCATTATTTATTAGTCAGTATTTATACTGAAGGTCaaatacaagggaaaagaagtaAAGCATTAGTTCAGAATTACCTAGATCGTCAGACcacgatcaggtgggctttctaaactcaaaaTATGATGTGCACACTATTTCATGATGTTTACATGAATGAAGTTATATTAAAGTTGTTGACTTGCCAAAACTTTTATGAGCTTGTATGATACCTATCTGGCACCAgaagttaatcgaattcggatcctgttctatccagatgttagacaggattagtgtacacaagggaccgtgagccgatcaagcatatcggccggcctaggaccgtgagccggtttagcgtatcggccggtctaggtcCGTGAGctggtttagcgtatcggccggtctaggaccgtgagccggtttagcgtatcggccggtcagtgaccgtagaaggtggccaccttctcggcacaCAGTAATCATTGCAGATAGAGTACAAAGAAGTATGTCTGCAGACGCATATGAAgtttatgatatatatatatatatatagaagttttacagttttggcgtgcacaagttatttaaataaaactcttgtgtgatgcttgagatggcaagttcaatatatagctctaagagcaagctttcaaGTTATTTTGGCATGTGACCATTGAGTGCTTTtgagtactcagccctgcatatgttttctaaatgtgcaggttaagctgtgatgcagATGGATGTCAGCAGAGCGAAGCTTTGAAACATAAGTActaaattaggctcaggatttcatgtcttcatacatgtaatccacttaagTTACTCCGCTGCAACGTTTAGTgcgttttactttattgatgtgttgcaAAGTTTTCAAACTAATAGCTTTGAGATTATCCCACATGATACTTAGACAACTTGTCTTTATATTATTGTAAGTTGTCTACTCAGGAGTTTTAAGAAAAGATTGCTTATGATTACCAAATATTTGGTAAATTATCGTTTAAGCAGGTTAgtgatttttattgagatttattttctttctcattTTCAGTCACACCTTTTTCCCGACTTAACTATTCACTAgcttaggtcgggctgtgacaaagtggtatcagagcagatcgtttgctctgagcctaaatATTCCTTTGAGTCTAGTCTAAATTTGAATCTTTGGACTAGTATGAGTAATATAGTAAAAGCTCTGCGCTCCATCTCATCCAGCCTAGCCAGGTATGAATTTTCAGAATTTTAAAGTATCATGTCATAGTTTTAAACAAGTTTGAGTATGAGTTGCAATTTTGCAAGAAACTAGTATTTGGAGAAGTTTACATGTTTACAAGTGAGTGAATATGAATAACATGGTTTATTTATGAGTATCCTCTACTAGTATGAacttcttgaatgaataaaagtgTTGTTCATATTTTAATACTTGTATCTTGATATGTGGGGGATTTTCATTTGTTGTATAGCAATGAAAATCTTTGTGATGATGGTGTGTACGTATATCTATACATTGGATAGATGCATATATAGACAGTTTGATGATACAGTAGCGAGTTATGTCAGTGGCACTGTAACCTAGTACTAGTAGTGACGTTATACAGTTAGTGCATCACAATTAGTACTAAGAGCCTTTTTGCAACGTATATTCCCATCTTTTGTATGGGAACTCGTTGAGGCAAATTTTCCCATTATATGAAATGATCAAAGTGGTCATTTACTAGGCCGTTGAGCTTTAATGGCTTAGATGGTTTAATTTTTGGGCATTAGTTTTATAACTTAGTTGATTTATAGCTAATTAGCAGTGATTGCTTTACTGATGGGATGAAAGCTCAATTTTGGGGAATTTGCGTATTTACTCGGCATGATGTCTCAAAGAAGCAGTGGAAATATGTCATCCGCCATGTGGATAATTTAGAAAACTACTCGTCCCCATCAACATGAAAGAAGAATTGCATAAGTTTTTCATCGTCAAGATCCCCCTATTCATAGTAGAGTTTCGTGAGTTTCGCTTCCTTAGATGCAATGATCAAGAGTGTCTTCTTGTATGTTATTTCAACTACAAGGATCAACTGATTATTAGTGGGAGACGAAGCAGAAGATATATACAGTTGAGCGATTAGAGAATCTTATTTAGGGCCACTTCATAGAATCTTCTATTAAGAGTATATTTTCAGAAGCCGTCGTCAGCAAAAAGGATACGTAATTTAATGATTTAAAGCAAGGGAAGAAGACCATGATTGAATATGATTGAGAGTTTTTGTGACATATCTTGATATGCACCTTATAAGGTCGACACAGATGATGGTTGTAACTTCTCATAGGGTTTTCGAGGTAGCGCCTTTACTTGTTGGCAAGCCAAACATATTTCTACAACCAAAGCTATATCTTATTTCCATTTCTTTCCACCAAAAGTTTTGTTTGAGATCTTGATATAATTTAGTGCTTCTTTGGTGGACACCATATTGCGTATCGTGAGCTTTACTCATGGTTTTATTTCTCAATTGTTCAGTATTGGGTACACAACCTTTTCTCAAACATGATAGTAGTACCCCTAGCTTTTGGCAAGTATTGATCCCTTCTATCAGAATCCTTATCCATAATTTTTCTACCTTTTCGTCTTCCCCTTGTACTTTAACAATTTTGGTTCTCAAATCAGAAATCATTGTTAACATTGCAGTTACAGCTTCTATGGTTTGTGGTGGTAAAACCACTTCTAAATTCAACCTTTTAAAATCCTTGATGAGAATTTTTCTTTatgggtaaggagaaatccttaGTTAACTTAAATTTTTCTACTCAAAGCATCCACACTTTATTAGCTTTTCGTGGATGATAATTTATTCACAATCATAATCTTTTATTAATTCGAGCTATCTTTTGCCTTATATTTAGATCTTTTGCTCgaataagcattttaaacttTCGTGATTTGTCTAAATTTTACACTTTGTTCCATAATATCATTGCTGCTAGTTCCAACTTGTGTGTTGGATAATTCAGTTCTTGCAGCCTAAGTTTCATAACCCTTTTTGACACCTCAACCCAGATTTCATATGATCTTTCTGTTTTCATAACTCAGCTAAATTTTGAAACAATATTTCATTCACAAATAATAGATGGTCACTTTGAGAGAACTATTTAGACCCTGGAAGATGTGATATGAACTATTGTATTAGATCGAGGAACAAATTGGGAATAAGCTTTGCTACCCATTGAGTTTCCTAGAATACTAATTTCGGGCAACAGTTGTTGACACCTATAAAGCACTTTATGTAAGGAAATGTCAGTCCTCACTATATTGAGATGAGGTAGGTGGAAGAAAAGGTGCTTGGATCTGATGCACTTGAAGAAACGGTTACACTTATCCAACAAATTCAACAACTGTTCAAGAAGGATCAAGATCGATAGAAATTTTATACAGACACTCGTCGATTTGAGTTAAATTTTTGAAACTGGGGGACAGAGATTTCCTTAAAGCTCTACATTCTAAAGGAATGTACAGATTCGATAAGAAAGGAGCCGGCCATTTATAGGTGCATCACGCGTACCAGAAGCCGCATTATGCACTGGATTGAAGAATGAATTGAGAAAAAGCTTTGCTACTCattgaatttgcctacaataatagttttcGGGCAAGAATTGGTATGACATCATATGGAGCTCTTTGTGGAAAGAATGTTGATCTCCACTCTATTGACGTGAGGTAGGTAGTGATAGGACCTGATGCAGTTAAAGAAATGATTACGTTTATCCGATATATTCGACAACTGCTCAAGGAACCCCAAGAGCGATATAAACTTTTTGCAAACACTCGTTGATTTGAATTGGATTTTTGAAATAGGCGATAACGTTTTTCTTAATATTCCGCATTCTTAAGGAGTGCACAAGTTCGATATGAAAGAGAAGtatctagaattattttttGATGTAgtcaaatttcgaggacgaaatttctttaagGGGGAGAGGATGTAACATCCGGCATTTTCATTATAGtatactatatattattaatattatttgggCAAGTGATTACTTGAACTTGTGGAGTTAAGCCCAATAATTATTTGGGCCAAGAGTATGATGGAAAGGATGAGGAAGCCCAAGCCCAATTCCTTAGTAAATCAGTGAGCTTCTAATTAGAGTTAATTTATCAATTAGATAGATAGCTTTATTAAGCCAAATTAGCTACTGGAATAACACGTATCCCTCAACTTTCCACGCAGCTTTTCATAAACCGACTCCAAATCATATAAAATCTCTCCTCAGGATTAATTTGACCATTTTTCCTCATTCTGCAAGATCTTAAATACACCAGGGAAATACCATCCCAAAATCCGACTCAACTACGATCATTTACAATCCCCAGCAGTTCATAGCAGCATCAAGCAAAGCAGGTAGTTTTCTTGTATACAATTCAATCAATTCCTTGTGTATAAAAGGAACAATCAAGAACAGCAGAAAAGACATAGCTACACATAAGCATAGTAACGATACAGTATTGTTTCCTCACCATCAAAATCTCAGTTTTACAATAAGCAATAAAGGAAAATAGGTTTATAACATATAAAAATTGGATCTTGAGCAGTAAACGAACTGGAGATCCCTTGAATCTTCCTGAAATGGAAAATAGTTTGAGACTTATTAGTTTGAGGAAGTAAAAATCTGAGAATTAGATGGATAAAAGGGAAAGAAGAACAGGGACGGTAGCAGCGGCAGTCGCGA
The genomic region above belongs to Salvia miltiorrhiza cultivar Shanhuang (shh) chromosome 5, IMPLAD_Smil_shh, whole genome shotgun sequence and contains:
- the LOC130985520 gene encoding uncharacterized protein LOC130985520; the protein is MPRPVTQYCSDHYEKWMARCREGRGGEIYVKASGGLREYDDFARVDNVSQEFTTGDIDLYFLSLRNRLRASADLLDDVDMNNTIILDTDWFIYLQGEWDALLEKWARSEFTPEEYHILTHGAVADGWLPRIDWLCQIRGKAVKGNELPPGHIGWMDATQVLMPVIIGHHFVLCRIRLGELVCEVYDPVFHKLSPRQQDGRVGELLPLLRLLPIVLQLARWLDDTSIDSTVAKEKYPLMTPVFAPAEVQFHQQDSVSCGPFVCMYAERLISGSPSIEWGNHNVAAYRAKIARSIFSLCETRKARITRLGSA